Proteins encoded in a region of the Halostella limicola genome:
- a CDS encoding putative sulfate/molybdate transporter produces MATTTERSVRDRVSFSAGEVTGALGDSVTVLPIVVALGATTQVSLPHVLVLFGAFQVVWGLAYGLPLSVEPMKALAGLAIAGALTAGELAAAGLLAGVALLALGAAGALDRIAAVVGQPVIRGVQFAVALLLLETGLSLGLASLPLAGVGAGVALAVAVTGRRRASALAVLAVGAGLAVAEAGVPSIALPALVSFESGAPALSPAAIEGTVAQLAMTVGNAAVATALLCDDLFDRDVSPDDLSLSMGAMTLASVPLGGIPMCHGSGGLAGKYAFGARTGGANLVLGALYVAVALVAGGGLVMAFPTALLGVLLVVVAWQLGRAAAETEDLLLTAAVGVAGLLVNVGVAFVGGALAYRYLR; encoded by the coding sequence ATGGCGACGACCACCGAGCGGTCCGTCCGCGACCGGGTGTCGTTCTCGGCGGGGGAAGTGACCGGTGCGCTAGGGGATTCGGTTACGGTCCTCCCCATCGTCGTCGCGCTGGGCGCGACCACGCAGGTGTCGCTTCCGCACGTCCTCGTCCTCTTCGGCGCCTTTCAGGTCGTCTGGGGGCTCGCGTACGGCCTGCCGCTGTCGGTCGAGCCGATGAAGGCGCTCGCCGGCCTGGCGATCGCCGGCGCGCTCACGGCCGGGGAACTCGCCGCCGCGGGCCTGCTCGCGGGCGTCGCGCTCCTCGCGCTCGGCGCCGCCGGCGCGCTCGACCGGATCGCGGCGGTCGTCGGGCAGCCGGTGATCCGCGGCGTCCAGTTCGCGGTGGCGCTCCTGTTGCTGGAGACCGGTCTCTCGCTCGGGCTCGCGAGCCTCCCGCTCGCGGGCGTCGGAGCGGGCGTCGCGCTCGCGGTGGCGGTCACGGGCCGCCGGCGGGCGAGCGCCCTGGCCGTGCTGGCGGTCGGCGCCGGCCTGGCCGTCGCCGAGGCGGGCGTCCCGTCGATCGCCCTCCCCGCCCTCGTGTCGTTCGAGAGCGGCGCGCCGGCGCTCTCACCGGCCGCGATCGAGGGGACCGTGGCGCAGCTCGCGATGACCGTCGGCAACGCTGCCGTCGCGACCGCCCTGCTCTGTGACGACCTGTTCGACCGCGACGTGTCCCCGGACGACCTCTCGCTCAGCATGGGCGCGATGACGCTCGCGTCCGTGCCGCTCGGCGGCATCCCGATGTGTCACGGCTCCGGCGGTCTCGCCGGCAAGTACGCCTTCGGCGCGCGCACCGGCGGCGCGAACCTCGTCCTCGGCGCCCTCTACGTCGCCGTCGCGCTCGTCGCCGGCGGCGGCCTCGTGATGGCGTTCCCGACTGCGCTGCTGGGCGTGCTGCTCGTCGTCGTCGCCTGGCAGCTCGGCCGGGCCGCGGCGGAGACAGAGGACCTGCTCCTGACCGCCGCCGTGGGCGTCGCCGGCCTCCTCGTCAACGTCGGCGTCGCGTTCGTCGGCGGCGCGCTCGCGTACCGGTACCTTCGGTAG